DNA from Phragmites australis chromosome 16, lpPhrAust1.1, whole genome shotgun sequence:
GACCGGAGAGGAGAGTTAGCTAGCTACTTGCCCGGGCCAGAAAGATCAATCGATCCGACATGTCGTCGGATGCAACAGCCGGAGGGAGCATCGCAATAGCTATTGGTACATTGACAGAATACCGCGTTAGCTCCTAAATTCATCCATGAGTTACGCGTAATCGATCGAGTTTGCTAGCGAAATTAGTAAGTGTGTTGATTGAGTGGTTGCTTGACTTTTGTTATTTTCAGTGTCAGTGATCGCCGGCGGGATCGTCGTGATCGTGGTTTCGGTGCTCATCTACAAGTGCTGCAAGCTGCGCTTGTTGCGCAAGTACGGCGCCCTTGCGCTGCCGCCGCCAGCACTGCCACTGGTAGGCACGACGATGGCAGCAGTGCCAGCAACCAGAACGAACGGTGGCACAACGACGGCAGCAGTGCCAGCAACCAGAACAAACGGTGTCACGCCTATGACGATGGCCAACGGCAAACACAGCTGCAGCACCTGCGACGTCGTCAAGGACCGTCCCGTGAGGTTCAGCTCGCTGCAGCTGCAAGAATTCACCGGCAATTACGCCGAGACGCTTGGCGCCGGTGGCTTTGGGGTGGTGTACAGAGGGCAGATCCCCCTCCCCAACTACGACAGCCTGGCAGTGGCCGTGAAGGTCCTCGGCAACGGCATGGGAAAACGTGGCGAGGAGCAGTTCATGGCGGAGATCGGCACAATCGGGAGGACGTCCCACGTCAACCTCGTCCGGCTCTACGGCTTCTGCTTCGACGCCGATCTCAAGGCGCTCGTCTACGAGTGCATGCCCAACGGCTCGCTCGAGCGCCACCTCTTCCTCGACAACGGCGGCATCCGTGAGAAGGGGCGGCAGCTCGGGTTCGACAAGCTGTACGACATCGCCGTCGGCACGGCGAAGGCGATCCGGTACCTCCACGACGAGTGCGAGCGGCGGATCATCCACTACGACATCAAGCCCAGCAACGTGCTTC
Protein-coding regions in this window:
- the LOC133896465 gene encoding LEAF RUST 10 DISEASE-RESISTANCE LOCUS RECEPTOR-LIKE PROTEIN KINASE-like 2.1 isoform X1 yields the protein MSSDATAGGSIAIAIVSVIAGGIVVIVVSVLIYKCCKLRLLRKYGALALPPPALPLVGTTMAAVPATRTNGGTTTAAVPATRTNGVTPMTMANGKHSCSTCDVVKDRPVRFSSLQLQEFTGNYAETLGAGGFGVVYRGQIPLPNYDSLAVAVKVLGNGMGKRGEEQFMAEIGTIGRTSHVNLVRLYGFCFDADLKALVYECMPNGSLERHLFLDNGGIREKGRQLGFDKLYDIAVGTAKAIRYLHDECERRIIHYDIKPSNVLLDEAFLPKVADFGLARLCERERTHLTMTGGGRGTPGYAAPELWMAAPATHKCDVYSYGMLLFEILGRRRNYVDAQESGERWYPRWVWQRLERGETEVVVARALAGVKDVSKAGRRKAERMCAVALWCVQYRPEERPSISGVVRMLEGDEDVAAPAVSPFTHLDSEPLRQIVTDTTTTTTFGSAA
- the LOC133896465 gene encoding LEAF RUST 10 DISEASE-RESISTANCE LOCUS RECEPTOR-LIKE PROTEIN KINASE-like 2.1 isoform X2 → MAAVPATRTNGGTTTAAVPATRTNGVTPMTMANGKHSCSTCDVVKDRPVRFSSLQLQEFTGNYAETLGAGGFGVVYRGQIPLPNYDSLAVAVKVLGNGMGKRGEEQFMAEIGTIGRTSHVNLVRLYGFCFDADLKALVYECMPNGSLERHLFLDNGGIREKGRQLGFDKLYDIAVGTAKAIRYLHDECERRIIHYDIKPSNVLLDEAFLPKVADFGLARLCERERTHLTMTGGGRGTPGYAAPELWMAAPATHKCDVYSYGMLLFEILGRRRNYVDAQESGERWYPRWVWQRLERGETEVVVARALAGVKDVSKAGRRKAERMCAVALWCVQYRPEERPSISGVVRMLEGDEDVAAPAVSPFTHLDSEPLRQIVTDTTTTTTFGSAA